In Vibrio atlanticus, the following proteins share a genomic window:
- the btuD gene encoding vitamin B12 ABC transporter ATP-binding protein BtuD codes for MIQIKSLSVGARLLPLSFELKKGQVTHVIGPNGSGKSTLLEAISGVGDGYKGDIKLDGQDLSLLSLQDLSLHRAYLCQSARPAFNLEVFQYLALSLPSSSHGLDTEINTALEEISQMLDITDKLHRSIQTLSGGEWQRVRLAGMCLQIWPTLNPYAKLLILDEPAAPLDIAQEALLYKLIERVAEKGIAVIMANHDLNRTLRHADQVLLLEKGVLQASGSAAQVLTPEQLESVFNTQVKSISVDNQTYLLFG; via the coding sequence ATGATTCAAATTAAGAGCCTGAGCGTCGGCGCTCGTCTATTACCACTATCATTTGAGCTCAAGAAAGGGCAGGTGACTCATGTCATCGGTCCTAATGGCAGTGGTAAAAGTACCTTACTAGAAGCGATATCTGGCGTTGGTGATGGCTACAAAGGGGATATAAAGCTCGACGGACAAGATTTGTCACTGTTATCACTACAAGACTTGTCATTGCATCGTGCTTATCTTTGTCAAAGTGCAAGACCGGCCTTCAACTTGGAAGTGTTCCAATACCTTGCGTTATCACTGCCAAGTTCATCGCACGGCCTTGATACTGAAATCAACACGGCTTTGGAAGAGATAAGCCAGATGTTGGACATCACAGACAAACTTCATCGTTCAATTCAGACACTGTCTGGCGGTGAATGGCAACGCGTTCGTTTGGCGGGAATGTGCCTGCAAATTTGGCCGACGCTTAATCCTTACGCAAAGCTCCTGATCCTCGACGAACCTGCAGCGCCGTTAGATATTGCTCAAGAAGCGTTGCTGTATAAGCTTATCGAACGAGTGGCTGAGAAGGGCATTGCGGTTATTATGGCTAACCACGACCTGAACCGAACCTTGAGGCATGCCGACCAAGTACTGCTGCTCGAAAAGGGCGTTTTACAAGCTTCTGGTTCTGCGGCACAAGTTCTGACTCCAGAACAACTTGAGTCTGTGTTTAACACACAAGTGAAAAGCATCTCGGTCGACAATCAAACTTACCTATTGTTTGGTTAA
- the btuC gene encoding vitamin B12 ABC transporter permease BtuC, with protein sequence MDFQQLLHQKQRKWTRAIYLMAALLVALSAIYLMVGDLFISPLGTLSTLEQKLLIDLRLPRLLAAIAIGAGLAVSGASLQVLLGNVLAEPGVLGISGGASLAMVIVLFFLPFAPTPELFMIAAVLGSLCFTVILVSMVKTMRLTTAKLLLVGVALGILSGAMVTWAFYFSDDLSLRLLMYWLMGSLGGVTWYQHSLTLVMIPVIIWLCLQGSKLDKLMIGEIHAAQLGVNVPRLRWRLIFAVSILVGCAVALGGVISFVGLVVPHLLRLAIGTDNRYLLPLSAVAGAALLVFADICARTLLDSAELPLGVMTTSIGAPIFIWMLIKNHDSN encoded by the coding sequence ATGGATTTCCAACAACTTCTTCACCAAAAACAGCGCAAATGGACCCGAGCCATTTATCTGATGGCAGCACTGCTTGTCGCGCTGAGTGCGATTTACCTAATGGTTGGCGATCTTTTCATTTCCCCTCTGGGCACTTTGTCCACGTTAGAACAAAAATTACTGATTGATTTACGCTTACCTCGATTATTAGCAGCGATTGCTATCGGGGCAGGGTTAGCTGTATCTGGCGCAAGCCTACAAGTCTTATTGGGTAATGTATTAGCAGAGCCAGGTGTGCTCGGCATTTCTGGTGGCGCAAGCTTGGCGATGGTTATCGTACTGTTCTTCTTGCCGTTTGCTCCTACACCAGAACTGTTCATGATTGCCGCCGTTTTAGGTTCACTTTGTTTTACCGTGATTCTAGTGAGCATGGTAAAAACCATGCGACTCACCACGGCTAAATTACTGCTAGTCGGTGTCGCGTTGGGCATTCTTTCTGGTGCGATGGTGACATGGGCGTTCTACTTTAGTGACGACCTCAGCCTCCGCTTATTGATGTATTGGCTGATGGGCAGCTTGGGTGGCGTGACTTGGTATCAACACTCGCTCACGTTAGTGATGATCCCCGTGATTATTTGGTTGTGTTTGCAAGGCAGTAAGCTAGACAAACTGATGATTGGCGAGATTCATGCTGCACAGTTAGGCGTGAACGTTCCGAGATTACGTTGGCGTCTAATCTTTGCTGTGTCTATTCTAGTCGGCTGCGCGGTTGCCTTAGGCGGCGTGATCAGCTTTGTTGGCTTGGTTGTGCCACACTTGCTGCGTTTAGCGATTGGTACTGACAACCGATACCTTCTTCCCTTGTCTGCCGTGGCTGGTGCAGCATTGCTGGTATTTGCTGATATCTGTGCAAGAACTTTACTAGATTCAGCAGAACTACCCTTGGGTGTGATGACCACCAGTATCGGCGCGCCTATCTTCATTTGGATGTTAATTAAAAATCATGATTCAAATTAA
- a CDS encoding succinylglutamate desuccinylase: protein MTKTLFRQSFLFDSLDLEQEVVAGQTVLSNGVQIKLHQRGVLEVIPAEYNSETKNIIFSTGVHGDETSPMELIDKLIEDIETGFQVVTARCLFIIAHPEATNAHTRFLDVNMNRLFDEKQHESNREVDIAKNLKYLVTEFYKETVPATRWHLDLHCAIRLSKHYSFAVSPKVRHEVRSKALFDFINSAHVEAVLLSNAPTSTFSWYSAENFEAQALTMELGQVARIGENQLDKLTAFDLAMRNLIAEIEPEHLPKKTITYRVSRTIVRLHDDFDFMFSDAVENFTAFKHGEVFGHDGDKPLMAKNENEAVVFPNRNVAIGQRAALMVCEVETRFDHGQLVYD, encoded by the coding sequence ATGACGAAGACCCTCTTTCGCCAATCATTTCTTTTTGACAGCCTAGATCTTGAGCAAGAAGTGGTTGCAGGACAGACCGTACTGAGTAACGGTGTTCAAATTAAGCTTCATCAACGCGGTGTATTGGAAGTGATTCCCGCAGAGTATAATTCTGAGACCAAGAACATCATCTTTTCAACAGGTGTTCATGGCGACGAAACTTCACCAATGGAGCTGATTGATAAGCTCATTGAGGATATTGAAACCGGCTTCCAAGTCGTGACAGCAAGATGTTTGTTCATCATTGCTCACCCAGAAGCGACCAATGCGCATACGCGTTTTCTTGATGTGAATATGAACCGTCTGTTTGATGAAAAACAGCACGAGAGTAATCGAGAAGTGGACATCGCGAAGAACCTTAAGTACTTGGTTACTGAGTTTTACAAGGAAACGGTGCCTGCCACTCGTTGGCACTTAGATCTGCACTGTGCGATCCGTTTGTCTAAGCATTACTCTTTCGCCGTAAGCCCTAAGGTTCGCCACGAAGTTCGCAGTAAAGCCTTGTTCGATTTCATTAACAGTGCTCACGTTGAAGCGGTGTTGTTATCCAATGCGCCAACGAGTACTTTCAGTTGGTACAGCGCTGAAAACTTTGAAGCGCAAGCACTGACAATGGAGCTAGGGCAGGTAGCAAGAATTGGTGAGAACCAGCTTGATAAGTTAACTGCTTTCGATTTGGCAATGCGCAATTTGATTGCTGAAATAGAACCAGAGCATTTACCAAAGAAAACCATTACTTATCGCGTAAGCCGAACCATTGTTCGTTTGCATGATGATTTTGATTTCATGTTCTCTGATGCCGTTGAAAACTTTACGGCGTTCAAGCACGGTGAAGTGTTTGGTCATGATGGTGATAAGCCATTGATGGCGAAGAATGAAAACGAAGCAGTAGTGTTCCCAAATCGCAACGTTGCTATCGGTCAACGAGCGGCCTTAATGGTGTGCGAAGTTGAAACACGATTCGACCACGGTCAGCTTGTGTACGATTAA
- a CDS encoding M3 family oligoendopeptidase yields the protein MTTPSWDLSIAYRDLDDAKIEQDIELIQQCIELLYLHVEKRHIILAMQNAIQTSEAAGTLLSTINTFANCHASVDATHTEAKALLGRVAKLNSEMSQAFSPYEDTLIHAEPEFIDAVLEHDSADVAGQRFAIESSRKLSSSRLSVAEEQLLAAMKVDGRDGWGRLYDNLTGSLKLSLKLNGEDEALGFSQAASLLYGSEFDKQEPAWRAVQGAMKTHQESFASILNALAGWRLTENKKRSKISDVHFLAPSLHGSRIVPETLDTMMSVAKANRTVGQKAGLLMARVHGLDEMKPWNHLAAMPPLGDAESKIYPFDEAIEVIKTAFAEVNPEMADFVALMVENGWIDAAPAANKRLGAYCTKFAATRTPLVFMTWSGSRSDLMTLAHELGHAFHNWVMKDMPLCQTRYPMTLAETASIFAENIVRDHLLKQAQTRNEKLEMLWEELSSSLALMVNIPVRFEFEKAFYEQREKGELTAQQLCDLMETTWKEWYGDAMTEADPYFWASKLHFSISQVSFYNYPYLFGYLFSKGVYAQRDAKGEQFYGDYVSLLRDTGSMMAEEVVQKHLGMDLTQADFWQQSIDMVKVQIDEFERLLDQED from the coding sequence ATGACAACACCGAGTTGGGATCTAAGCATTGCTTATCGTGATCTTGATGATGCAAAAATCGAGCAGGACATTGAACTCATCCAGCAGTGCATTGAGCTGTTGTACCTACACGTTGAAAAGCGTCATATTATCCTAGCGATGCAAAACGCCATTCAAACTTCTGAAGCGGCAGGCACGTTACTGAGTACAATCAACACCTTCGCTAACTGCCACGCATCGGTAGACGCGACACACACAGAAGCCAAAGCACTGCTTGGTCGAGTTGCGAAACTGAATTCTGAAATGTCTCAAGCGTTCAGCCCTTATGAAGACACGCTAATCCACGCAGAACCAGAGTTTATTGATGCAGTTTTAGAGCATGACAGCGCAGATGTAGCAGGACAACGCTTTGCGATTGAAAGCTCGCGTAAGTTATCAAGCAGCCGCCTTAGTGTTGCTGAAGAGCAGTTATTAGCCGCGATGAAGGTTGATGGCCGTGATGGATGGGGTCGTTTGTACGATAACTTAACCGGTTCTTTAAAACTGTCGCTAAAGCTGAACGGTGAAGACGAAGCGCTAGGTTTTTCACAAGCTGCGAGCTTGTTGTACGGCAGCGAATTCGACAAACAAGAACCGGCATGGCGCGCAGTCCAAGGCGCAATGAAAACGCATCAAGAGTCGTTTGCTTCGATTCTAAATGCATTGGCGGGTTGGCGACTAACGGAAAACAAAAAGCGCTCGAAAATTAGCGATGTGCATTTCCTTGCTCCAAGCCTACACGGTAGCCGCATTGTGCCAGAAACGTTAGACACCATGATGTCGGTAGCAAAAGCTAATCGAACGGTTGGCCAGAAAGCGGGTTTGTTGATGGCAAGAGTTCACGGGCTCGATGAAATGAAGCCTTGGAATCATTTAGCAGCAATGCCACCACTTGGTGACGCTGAATCTAAGATCTACCCATTTGATGAAGCGATCGAAGTGATCAAAACTGCGTTCGCTGAAGTGAATCCAGAGATGGCTGATTTTGTCGCTTTGATGGTTGAGAACGGTTGGATTGATGCAGCTCCAGCTGCGAACAAACGTCTAGGTGCGTACTGCACCAAGTTTGCTGCGACACGTACCCCGCTTGTGTTCATGACATGGAGTGGTAGTCGCTCAGACTTAATGACATTGGCGCATGAGCTAGGCCATGCGTTCCATAACTGGGTGATGAAGGACATGCCTTTGTGTCAGACACGCTACCCAATGACTCTAGCAGAAACCGCTTCGATCTTTGCTGAAAACATCGTCCGTGACCACTTGTTAAAACAAGCACAAACACGCAATGAGAAACTTGAAATGTTGTGGGAAGAGCTTTCTTCTTCTTTGGCATTAATGGTGAATATTCCCGTTCGTTTTGAGTTTGAGAAAGCCTTCTATGAGCAGCGTGAAAAAGGTGAGCTAACGGCTCAGCAGCTGTGTGACTTGATGGAAACCACTTGGAAGGAGTGGTATGGCGATGCAATGACAGAAGCCGACCCTTACTTCTGGGCAAGCAAACTGCACTTCAGCATCTCTCAAGTGAGCTTCTACAACTACCCATACCTGTTCGGTTACCTGTTCAGTAAAGGTGTTTACGCTCAGCGCGATGCGAAAGGTGAGCAATTCTACGGCGATTACGTTTCGTTGCTTCGTGATACGGGCAGCATGATGGCGGAAGAAGTCGTTCAAAAGCACTTAGGAATGGACCTGACTCAAGCTGACTTTTGGCAACAAAGCATCGACATGGTCAAAGTTCAAATCGATGAATTTGAAAGATTGCTCGATCAGGAAGATTAA
- the cobC gene encoding alpha-ribazole phosphatase family protein — translation MENGTTKNIYLLRHGKVEGEAALNGLSDVLVNPDLQDRICGALAKQDIAFDCLVTSPLRRCSDLANRYAQRMSVPLSVAPDFQEMNFGDVDGVPFDELEDKWGMLETFWQDPANHQLTGAESLQSFHDRVTQAWSQLLNDPSDNILLVTHGGVIRILLAHCLDIDWKNPSLYSKLSIENASITHIQITQFAQSFTSVKSIGLPVL, via the coding sequence ATGGAAAATGGAACAACCAAAAACATCTATCTATTAAGACATGGCAAAGTCGAAGGCGAAGCGGCACTTAATGGTTTATCCGATGTGTTGGTTAATCCTGATCTTCAAGATCGGATATGTGGGGCATTAGCAAAACAAGATATTGCCTTTGATTGCCTGGTTACCTCGCCATTAAGGCGATGCAGCGATCTCGCAAACAGATACGCACAGCGTATGTCTGTGCCTTTATCTGTAGCACCAGACTTTCAGGAAATGAACTTCGGTGACGTTGATGGTGTCCCATTTGATGAGCTTGAAGACAAGTGGGGAATGCTAGAAACCTTTTGGCAAGATCCTGCTAATCATCAACTGACTGGTGCAGAAAGTTTACAGAGCTTCCACGACAGAGTAACTCAAGCTTGGTCGCAACTTTTGAATGATCCAAGTGACAATATATTGTTGGTTACCCATGGTGGTGTGATTCGCATACTGCTAGCGCATTGTCTTGATATTGATTGGAAAAATCCGAGTTTGTACTCGAAGCTATCGATAGAAAACGCGTCGATAACTCATATTCAAATCACTCAGTTTGCGCAGAGCTTTACCAGTGTCAAATCGATAGGGCTACCTGTTCTCTGA
- the cobU gene encoding bifunctional adenosylcobinamide kinase/adenosylcobinamide-phosphate guanylyltransferase, which yields MTNTNQINQVSQRNSHLVLGGARSGKSSFAEQQALCSLAACSNGRLNYIATATYLDDEMRERIAHHQQRRGELWIEHEAPVELAEKLQSFDQNDVVLIDCLTLWLNNIIFELGDDATNEQVEAVVEVLVKSVEQSPAQIIMVSNEVGLGVVPLGKVSRLFVDNAGRMNQALARVVERVTLVAAGLPLSLKPSSHSTQNSTHN from the coding sequence ATGACAAACACGAATCAAATTAATCAAGTAAGTCAGCGAAATAGCCATTTGGTATTGGGTGGGGCTCGTTCTGGTAAGTCGAGTTTTGCAGAACAACAGGCATTATGTTCGCTTGCAGCATGTTCAAATGGACGTCTCAACTATATTGCGACGGCCACTTATTTGGACGACGAAATGCGTGAGAGAATTGCGCATCATCAGCAACGTCGTGGCGAGCTGTGGATTGAGCATGAAGCCCCTGTTGAATTAGCCGAAAAACTGCAGTCTTTTGATCAAAACGATGTAGTGTTGATTGACTGCCTAACTTTGTGGTTGAACAACATTATTTTTGAGTTGGGTGATGATGCGACCAATGAACAGGTTGAGGCCGTGGTTGAAGTTTTAGTGAAAAGCGTAGAGCAAAGCCCAGCGCAAATTATCATGGTTTCTAACGAAGTCGGTTTAGGTGTGGTGCCGCTGGGGAAAGTGTCGCGCCTATTTGTCGACAATGCGGGTCGCATGAACCAAGCGCTAGCTCGCGTCGTTGAACGCGTTACGCTGGTTGCAGCAGGATTACCACTGAGCTTAAAACCGTCGAGCCATTCGACTCAAAACTCGACTCATAATTAG
- a CDS encoding adenosylcobinamide-GDP ribazoletransferase, whose protein sequence is MSDAPKRSLKDSITYQWELFSLAMGFFSRLPMPKNTPYSEERMNRSGRYFSTVGLLLGVLCGGVFLLLDVILPSTVAIFSMMSFSLMLTGAFHEDGLTDMADGIGGGMTLERRLTIMKDSRIGTYGASALVMTLLGKWVLLNELVNMTGLFMVIVTSYTFSRAIAASLIYDMPYVSDLETSKSKPLANKQTKGELVFLLLVGVLPSLWFGLELALVLSVVAYLFRLGFKKWLTARIGGFTGDCLGAAQQLMELLTYLVFITAFYNGFP, encoded by the coding sequence ATGAGTGATGCACCAAAAAGATCGTTGAAAGATAGCATCACATACCAATGGGAACTTTTTTCGTTGGCGATGGGTTTCTTTTCTCGTTTGCCGATGCCGAAGAATACGCCTTATTCAGAAGAGCGCATGAATCGTTCGGGTCGCTACTTTTCAACGGTTGGTTTGTTACTTGGTGTTCTGTGTGGCGGTGTGTTCTTGCTACTCGATGTCATATTGCCAAGCACAGTGGCCATCTTTTCAATGATGAGCTTTAGCTTGATGCTAACCGGTGCTTTCCATGAAGATGGTTTAACCGATATGGCCGATGGTATTGGCGGCGGCATGACCTTAGAACGCCGCTTGACCATTATGAAAGACAGTCGAATTGGTACTTATGGCGCGTCTGCACTGGTTATGACTCTGCTTGGCAAGTGGGTATTATTGAATGAACTGGTGAACATGACCGGTTTGTTTATGGTTATCGTGACCAGTTATACCTTTAGCCGCGCAATTGCCGCATCGCTTATTTATGACATGCCTTATGTCAGTGATTTAGAGACCAGTAAAAGTAAGCCATTGGCGAACAAGCAAACTAAAGGTGAACTTGTCTTTTTATTGCTTGTGGGCGTTCTTCCTAGCTTGTGGTTTGGTCTTGAGCTTGCTTTGGTTTTATCTGTCGTCGCCTACCTGTTTAGATTAGGTTTCAAAAAATGGTTAACGGCTCGAATTGGTGGCTTTACTGGCGACTGTTTGGGTGCGGCTCAACAGTTGATGGAGTTGCTGACTTACCTTGTGTTCATTACTGCTTTTTACAATGGTTTTCCATAA
- the cobT gene encoding nicotinate-nucleotide--dimethylbenzimidazole phosphoribosyltransferase, giving the protein MLDTQYSQYIQHRIDQKTKPHGALGLLEKVAHQLALIQSQGKQAAVEHIELNTPSIIIFAGDHGIADEGVSIAPSAVTQQMVLNFLNGGAAINCFCAVNNIDITVVDTGILLPVESDSGMLISQRLGTRTKNFANEAAMNLETVERGIELGAELVSRTISNGTNIIMFGEMGIGNTSSASAILSALANRSADECVGLGTGINNEQLTRKVTVVEQGVARCKGLDATEVKDIKEVLAQVGGYEIVQMVGGFLGAYQNRTPVLVDGFIVSVAAYVATLIEPSCRDYMIFAHRSEESGHKILFELLDAEPLLDLGLRLGEGTGAALAMPIIRAAAEFYNNMASFASAGVTV; this is encoded by the coding sequence ATGTTAGATACCCAATACTCGCAGTACATCCAACACCGTATTGACCAAAAAACCAAGCCACATGGCGCGCTTGGCTTACTAGAAAAAGTCGCGCATCAACTGGCATTGATTCAGAGCCAAGGCAAACAAGCTGCGGTTGAACACATCGAATTGAATACGCCAAGTATCATTATATTTGCTGGCGACCATGGCATAGCTGATGAAGGTGTGAGTATTGCTCCAAGCGCGGTAACACAGCAGATGGTGTTGAACTTCCTAAATGGAGGTGCAGCGATTAATTGCTTCTGTGCGGTGAATAATATCGATATCACGGTAGTCGACACGGGGATATTGTTGCCTGTGGAATCTGATAGTGGCATGTTGATTTCTCAGCGCTTGGGTACGCGAACCAAAAACTTTGCCAACGAAGCGGCAATGAATTTAGAAACGGTGGAACGTGGGATTGAACTGGGCGCAGAGCTTGTATCTAGAACCATTTCGAATGGCACTAATATCATCATGTTTGGTGAAATGGGCATCGGCAATACCAGCAGCGCGTCAGCGATTTTAAGTGCGTTAGCGAATCGTTCTGCAGATGAATGTGTTGGCCTCGGAACTGGCATCAACAATGAACAGCTTACACGTAAAGTGACTGTGGTTGAGCAAGGTGTTGCACGTTGCAAAGGTTTAGATGCGACTGAAGTTAAAGATATTAAAGAGGTACTAGCACAAGTCGGCGGTTATGAAATCGTTCAAATGGTCGGTGGTTTCCTTGGTGCTTACCAAAACAGAACACCAGTATTAGTCGATGGCTTTATCGTGTCGGTTGCGGCGTATGTCGCGACTCTAATTGAACCGAGTTGCCGTGATTACATGATCTTTGCTCATCGCTCTGAAGAGTCGGGGCACAAGATTCTATTTGAGCTGCTAGACGCTGAGCCACTGCTCGATCTTGGATTGAGATTGGGCGAGGGCACAGGTGCTGCGCTAGCTATGCCAATAATTCGTGCGGCGGCAGAGTTCTATAACAACATGGCGAGTTTTGCGAGTGCTGGAGTCACGGTTTAA
- a CDS encoding flavin reductase family protein has translation MNFKLDTLAPTQIYHLMTQTVVPRPIAWALTESSDQEYNLAPFSYFTPVSSNPPLLMLSVGKKPTGEIKDTTRNALETGKLVIHIASSSSAEIMTATAATLDHGDSEVTANNIELVEFEGFSLPRVKECAVAFGCTLYEVKEVGEVPQSLIFAQVEQVYISEGVIDKERDRLKIDALALDPLSRLGGGEYATLSNVFSVARPK, from the coding sequence ATGAACTTCAAGCTTGATACTCTTGCTCCCACTCAGATTTATCACCTGATGACACAAACCGTTGTTCCTCGCCCTATTGCGTGGGCATTGACGGAATCTTCTGATCAAGAGTACAACCTAGCGCCTTTCTCTTATTTCACACCCGTTTCCAGCAATCCACCGCTACTGATGTTGTCGGTCGGGAAGAAGCCAACGGGCGAAATCAAAGATACCACTCGTAACGCCCTTGAAACGGGTAAGCTGGTGATCCATATCGCGTCTTCAAGTTCTGCAGAAATAATGACGGCAACAGCTGCCACTCTCGATCATGGTGATTCTGAAGTAACCGCGAATAATATTGAGCTGGTTGAATTTGAGGGCTTTTCTTTACCGAGAGTGAAAGAGTGCGCCGTGGCTTTTGGCTGCACATTGTATGAAGTTAAAGAAGTCGGTGAAGTACCGCAAAGCCTTATCTTTGCTCAAGTTGAACAGGTGTATATCTCTGAAGGTGTGATCGATAAAGAGAGAGATCGCTTGAAGATTGATGCACTAGCACTTGATCCTTTATCTCGACTGGGCGGCGGTGAATACGCGACGCTTTCTAATGTGTTCTCTGTAGCACGCCCTAAATAG
- a CDS encoding NAD-dependent epimerase/dehydratase family protein: protein MSISGDKTSVVVAGATGLIGQHVMKLLTDEPAVEHIYALSRRALNSQFDSNKLHTLIHSDLQVTSWDDTQATPNLGVICLGTTKKKAGSKEALRKIDVELVSQVAQSMKFLGVQRVAVVSSYGASPDSYSHYLRCKGQMEQNLKRIGFKQLFIARPGPLVGERDEPRADEKLLQSVFPLLSPFMFGKFKNLRPIQSEDVAKAMLFRLFENNFQNIEIYSSSDMLNLLAKYR from the coding sequence ATGAGCATTTCTGGAGACAAAACATCGGTCGTAGTGGCTGGTGCTACTGGGCTAATTGGCCAACATGTGATGAAACTGCTCACCGACGAACCTGCCGTCGAGCATATCTATGCCCTATCTCGAAGAGCACTAAATTCACAGTTTGACTCCAACAAGCTCCACACGCTTATTCACAGCGACCTGCAAGTCACCAGTTGGGACGATACCCAAGCCACGCCAAATCTTGGCGTTATCTGCTTAGGTACGACTAAGAAAAAGGCAGGATCAAAAGAAGCACTGCGCAAAATCGATGTGGAGCTGGTTAGCCAAGTCGCTCAGTCGATGAAATTTCTTGGGGTTCAACGCGTCGCGGTCGTTTCTAGCTATGGCGCTTCACCAGATTCCTATTCGCACTACCTTCGTTGCAAGGGGCAAATGGAGCAAAACTTAAAACGTATTGGCTTCAAGCAACTTTTCATCGCACGCCCCGGACCGCTGGTTGGTGAGCGTGATGAACCAAGAGCTGATGAAAAACTCCTGCAAAGTGTCTTTCCTCTGCTGTCTCCATTTATGTTTGGTAAGTTCAAAAACCTACGCCCTATTCAGTCGGAAGACGTAGCTAAAGCAATGTTGTTCCGATTATTCGAAAATAATTTCCAAAATATCGAAATTTACTCGTCAAGTGACATGCTCAATTTATTGGCAAAATATCGCTAA
- a CDS encoding L-cystine transporter, protein MSFSAIAALAVFTGILFFLYGQQKKENTLSRLVLLGLVFGSAFGLGLQLLFGEGNPVINETLDWVNIVGRGYVGLLKMVIMPLVLVSMIAAVVKLEKGGSLGKISGITISVLLATTAISAIVGIVVTQTFGLSAEGLTEGARETARIATLESRIGSVSDLTIPQMLISFIPTNPFADLTGARSTSIIAVVIFGVLTGIAARKVMAEKEELESPIRTFVEAAQSIVMRLVKMIMALTPYGIAALMAKVVATSSASDILSLLGFIVASYVAILLMFVVHGVLVSFVGVNPKEYFQKIWPVLTFAFTSRSSAATIPLNVEAQITKLNVPPAIANLSASFGATIGQNGCAGIYPAMLAVMVAPTVGIDPMDINFILSLIAIITVSSFGIAGVGGGATFAALIVLPAMGLPVTIAALLISIEPLIDMARTALNVSGAMTAGTITSRLLAKKDKQQDLEQANA, encoded by the coding sequence ATGTCATTTTCAGCTATCGCTGCCTTAGCGGTATTCACTGGTATCCTCTTCTTTCTCTACGGACAGCAGAAAAAAGAAAACACGTTATCGCGCTTAGTTCTATTAGGTTTAGTTTTTGGTAGTGCTTTCGGCCTTGGTCTTCAGCTGCTATTTGGTGAAGGCAATCCTGTTATTAACGAAACGCTAGACTGGGTAAACATTGTTGGTCGTGGTTACGTTGGCTTACTGAAAATGGTCATCATGCCATTAGTACTAGTTTCAATGATTGCGGCGGTAGTTAAGCTTGAGAAAGGCGGTTCACTGGGCAAGATTTCTGGCATCACCATTTCTGTCCTGCTAGCAACCACAGCAATCTCTGCGATTGTTGGTATTGTTGTTACGCAAACATTCGGCTTATCTGCTGAAGGCTTAACAGAAGGCGCTCGCGAAACAGCACGTATCGCAACACTAGAAAGCCGCATTGGCAGCGTTTCAGACCTAACAATTCCGCAGATGCTGATTAGCTTTATTCCGACTAACCCATTTGCAGACCTAACGGGCGCTCGCTCTACGTCTATTATCGCAGTGGTTATCTTTGGTGTGCTAACGGGTATCGCTGCTCGTAAAGTGATGGCAGAGAAAGAAGAACTAGAATCTCCAATCCGTACCTTCGTTGAAGCGGCTCAATCTATCGTGATGCGCTTAGTTAAGATGATCATGGCACTAACACCATATGGCATCGCAGCGTTAATGGCGAAAGTAGTGGCAACATCAAGCGCTTCTGACATCTTAAGCCTACTAGGTTTCATCGTAGCGTCTTACGTAGCGATTCTACTGATGTTCGTTGTACACGGTGTGTTGGTTTCTTTTGTTGGTGTGAACCCGAAAGAGTACTTCCAAAAGATCTGGCCAGTACTGACGTTCGCTTTCACGTCTCGTAGTTCTGCAGCAACGATTCCACTGAACGTTGAAGCTCAAATCACTAAGCTTAACGTACCACCAGCGATTGCTAACCTGTCTGCCTCTTTCGGTGCAACGATTGGTCAAAACGGTTGTGCGGGTATCTACCCTGCAATGCTTGCAGTTATGGTTGCACCTACGGTTGGTATTGACCCAATGGACATCAACTTCATTCTGTCTCTGATTGCTATTATCACAGTGAGCTCTTTCGGTATTGCTGGTGTGGGTGGCGGTGCAACATTCGCGGCGCTTATCGTACTGCCAGCGATGGGGCTTCCTGTAACTATCGCAGCACTGCTTATCTCTATCGAGCCACTTATCGATATGGCACGTACAGCGCTTAACGTATCTGGTGCAATGACAGCTGGTACAATCACAAGCCGCCTATTGGCTAAAAAGGACAAGCAGCAAGATTTGGAACAAGCGAACGCTTAA